The stretch of DNA AGAACCTGCTCGGCGCGTTCCATCAGCCAGTGCTCGTGATCGCCGATACGTCGGTGCTCGACACGCTGTCGCCGCGCCAGTTCCGCGCCGGCTACGCCGAGGTCGCCAAATATGGCGTGCTCGGCGATGAGGCCTTTTTCACCTGGTTAGAGGCCAACCACGCCGACATCTTCTCCGGCGGCGCGGCGCGCGAGCACGCGATTGCGACCTCCTGCCGCGCCAAGGCCGCGATCGTCTCCCGCGACGAGCGCGAAAACGGCGAGCGCGCGCTGCTCAATCTCGGCCACACGTTCGGCCATGCGCTGGAGGCTGCGACCGGCTTTTGCGATCGCCTGTTTCACGGCGAAGGCGTTTCCGTCGGCATGGTGCTGGCTGCGGAATTTTCCGCCAGGCTCGGCATGATTTCCGAAGCCGATGCCGCCCGCGTCGAGCGCCATCTTGCTTCCGTCGGCCTGCCGACCCATTTGCAGGACATCGCGGGCTTCGCCCAGGAGGGGCTCGCGGACGCCGACGCCCTGATGGCGCTGATGGCGCAGGACAAGAAGGTCAAGCGCGGCAAGCTGACCTTCATCCTGCTGCAGGCGATCGGCGGTGCGGTGGTAGCAAACGAAGTCG from Bradyrhizobium sp. AZCC 1693 encodes:
- the aroB gene encoding 3-dehydroquinate synthase codes for the protein MTAPLKHSADITVDVALGDRAYDIVIGRGVLASLGARVAALRPGVRTAIVTDRTVAKHWLEQTERSLTEAGIATSRVIVEEGEVSKTYAGLEKVSEALIAARIERNDLVIALGGGVVGDLAGFAAAILRRGVDFVQVPTSLLAQVDSSVGGKTGINSPQGKNLLGAFHQPVLVIADTSVLDTLSPRQFRAGYAEVAKYGVLGDEAFFTWLEANHADIFSGGAAREHAIATSCRAKAAIVSRDERENGERALLNLGHTFGHALEAATGFCDRLFHGEGVSVGMVLAAEFSARLGMISEADAARVERHLASVGLPTHLQDIAGFAQEGLADADALMALMAQDKKVKRGKLTFILLQAIGGAVVANEVEPALVRDFLQQKLSG